In a single window of the Pseudogemmatithrix spongiicola genome:
- a CDS encoding GAF domain-containing protein, which produces MLARTLPALAYALGAAANADEAFVRLSDALTESDRDTVLALLHVDPRTGLIRERARAVNGRIEREGMETSVEQLPVDIHRVVAEGGSFAEVGEDQAAYARLLRLPEPEPGGLLLLRGIRHERQLVAILAAVEPKRVFGTRVTERLGPLAALFELAVARFVEQDSRAEAVRTLEAVTQRVHQDYLARLAELEARIQRQTSEFEAESASTRLARERDDAKRTEEARRSARQLTVLEQQLTASIGQLEQAHVELHRRSEALRQRTRTLYLLDRVLSLSASTAAARPLVDGLLTLLGDDMQALRCSIFLRDPAGDTLYLAAARGLAPHVQVGHRVAIGQGIVGRVAASREPMLVVDVQEAATHPLLKDEYLTTGSFISFPLVRHDTLIGVVNLTNRAQRGLFVEEDVERVRLLGLVISLVATEARLPDRLLGSAA; this is translated from the coding sequence ATGCTCGCCCGCACTCTCCCCGCCCTCGCCTACGCCCTCGGCGCCGCCGCCAACGCGGACGAGGCCTTCGTGCGCCTGTCCGACGCGTTGACCGAGAGTGACCGCGACACCGTGCTCGCCCTGCTGCACGTGGATCCGCGTACGGGGCTCATCCGCGAGCGCGCCCGTGCCGTGAACGGACGCATCGAGCGCGAGGGCATGGAGACGTCGGTCGAGCAGCTGCCGGTGGACATTCATCGGGTGGTGGCCGAGGGCGGGAGCTTCGCCGAAGTGGGCGAGGACCAAGCCGCGTACGCACGCCTGCTGCGGCTGCCCGAGCCCGAACCGGGCGGCCTGCTCCTGCTGCGCGGCATCCGGCACGAGCGGCAGTTGGTGGCGATCCTCGCGGCGGTCGAGCCGAAGCGCGTGTTCGGCACCCGCGTCACCGAGCGGCTCGGGCCCTTGGCGGCGCTGTTCGAGCTCGCGGTGGCGCGCTTCGTCGAGCAGGACTCGCGGGCCGAAGCGGTGCGGACGCTCGAGGCCGTGACGCAGCGCGTGCACCAGGATTACCTCGCGCGCCTGGCCGAGCTGGAGGCGCGCATCCAGCGGCAGACCAGCGAGTTCGAGGCGGAAAGCGCCTCGACGCGGCTCGCGCGGGAGCGGGACGACGCCAAGCGCACCGAGGAGGCGCGCCGCAGCGCCCGCCAGCTCACGGTCCTCGAGCAGCAGCTCACGGCGAGCATCGGGCAACTGGAGCAGGCGCATGTGGAACTGCACCGGCGCTCGGAGGCGCTGCGCCAGCGCACGCGCACGCTCTATCTGCTCGACCGCGTGCTCTCGCTGTCCGCGTCCACGGCGGCCGCGCGGCCGCTGGTCGACGGCCTGCTCACGCTGCTCGGCGACGACATGCAGGCGTTGCGCTGCTCGATCTTCCTGCGCGATCCCGCGGGCGACACGCTGTACCTCGCCGCCGCGCGCGGCTTGGCACCTCATGTGCAGGTCGGTCACCGCGTGGCGATCGGGCAGGGCATCGTCGGGCGCGTGGCGGCCTCGCGCGAGCCGATGCTCGTCGTCGACGTGCAGGAAGCGGCCACCCATCCGCTGCTGAAGGACGAATACTTGACCACTGGCTCGTTCATCTCGTTCCCGCTCGTGCGGCACGACACGCTGATCGGCGTCGTCAACCTCACCAACCGCGCGCAACGCGGCTTGTTCGTCGAGGAGGACGTCGAACGCGTGCGGCTGCTCGGGCTCGTGATCTCGCTCGTGGCCACGGAGGCGCGCCTGCCGGACCGGCTGCTCGGGAGCGCGGCGTGA
- a CDS encoding transaldolase family protein → MRLYLATVNPKEIAWAEAAGLLDGIVATPAVLAAELPQADPREILKELADDSTRPVFASVGSLETDEIVRGGKDLRRLNEHVIVAIPFVEDALPAMRRLSADGVRVAATLVHSVAQGLLAAKAGASMVVVPVDALEAVGDRADLTIRALHDAFARAAVECDVVVAGPPNAARFAELATAGADAAVVHPDALRSFLQHPLTDRGIDRFLVDVSRRARPRRSK, encoded by the coding sequence ATGCGCCTCTACCTCGCGACCGTGAACCCGAAGGAGATTGCCTGGGCCGAAGCGGCCGGGCTGCTCGACGGCATCGTCGCGACCCCTGCCGTCCTGGCCGCCGAACTCCCGCAGGCCGACCCGCGCGAAATCCTGAAGGAACTGGCCGACGACTCCACGCGCCCCGTCTTCGCGAGCGTGGGCTCGCTGGAGACTGACGAGATCGTGCGCGGCGGCAAGGACCTGCGCCGGCTGAACGAGCACGTCATCGTCGCGATTCCCTTCGTCGAGGACGCGCTGCCGGCGATGCGTCGCCTCTCTGCCGACGGCGTGCGCGTGGCCGCCACGCTGGTGCACTCCGTCGCCCAAGGACTGCTCGCCGCGAAGGCAGGCGCCTCGATGGTCGTCGTGCCGGTGGACGCGCTCGAAGCCGTCGGGGATCGCGCCGACCTCACCATCCGCGCCCTGCACGACGCGTTCGCGCGCGCGGCGGTCGAGTGCGACGTCGTCGTCGCCGGTCCGCCGAATGCCGCACGCTTCGCCGAGTTGGCCACGGCCGGCGCGGATGCCGCCGTCGTGCATCCGGACGCGCTGCGCTCCTTCCTCCAGCACCCGCTCACCGACCGCGGCATCGACCGCTTCTTGGTGGACGTCAGCCGTCGCGCGCGCCCGCGCCGCAGCAAGTGA
- the purQ gene encoding phosphoribosylformylglycinamidine synthase subunit PurQ, which translates to MKVGVVSFPGSNCDEDALLAIVERLHEKAVMLWHKDHDLQGADVIILPGGFSYGDYLRAGAIARFSPIMQEVVAHAKKGGPVIGICNGFQIACEAGLLPGALMRNENLQFRSMPVTLRVENTDTVFTGKATKGQLLTMPIAHGDGRYTADAETIKRLEGDGKIVFRYVNAKGEATADANPNGATNNIAGVTNATGTVVGMMPHPERALEPLLGSTDGLVLFESLLAAVNA; encoded by the coding sequence ATGAAGGTCGGCGTCGTCTCCTTCCCCGGTTCGAACTGTGACGAGGATGCGCTCCTCGCCATCGTCGAGCGCCTGCATGAGAAGGCCGTGATGCTCTGGCACAAGGATCACGACCTGCAGGGCGCCGATGTGATCATCCTCCCGGGCGGATTCTCCTACGGCGATTACCTGCGCGCCGGTGCCATCGCGCGCTTTTCGCCCATCATGCAGGAAGTCGTCGCGCACGCGAAGAAGGGCGGGCCCGTCATCGGCATCTGCAACGGCTTCCAGATCGCCTGCGAGGCCGGCCTCCTGCCCGGTGCGCTGATGCGCAACGAGAACCTGCAGTTCCGCTCCATGCCGGTCACGCTGCGCGTCGAGAACACCGACACCGTGTTCACCGGCAAGGCCACCAAGGGCCAGTTGCTCACCATGCCCATCGCGCACGGCGATGGCCGATACACCGCCGACGCCGAGACCATCAAGCGCCTGGAGGGCGACGGCAAGATCGTCTTCCGCTACGTGAACGCCAAGGGCGAGGCCACGGCGGATGCCAATCCCAACGGCGCCACGAACAACATCGCTGGCGTCACCAACGCCACGGGCACGGTGGTCGGCATGATGCCCCACCCCGAACGCGCCCTCGAACCCTTGCTCGGCTCTACGGACGGCCTCGTGCTCTTCGAAAGCCTCCTCGCCGCCGTCAACGCATAG
- the pssA gene encoding CDP-diacylglycerol--serine O-phosphatidyltransferase, translating to MARRRRFPRPSLVMLPNGFTLANLFFGIFAIVAASRGNHVQAGWYIVFGGFCDMLDGRIARATNTGSPFGEELDSLVDAISFGLAPALMMYFAVLKHSGWDWILVWLFCACAVMRLARFNVESAGKAKSYFKGLPSPAAGGTLATYYWFSQTPLYNETFISGWPWETILRFLMVGLALLMISNVPFPGWPKFTFRTVHGAAAIVVFVSSIFALFFLPKEFFFPFGVLYVLTGLVLAVLRGVLELPSPFDEPDELDADGDSLAEESPS from the coding sequence ATGGCCCGACGCCGTCGCTTTCCCCGCCCGTCACTCGTGATGCTGCCCAACGGCTTCACGCTGGCGAACCTGTTCTTCGGCATCTTCGCGATCGTCGCCGCCTCGCGCGGCAACCACGTGCAGGCCGGCTGGTACATCGTGTTCGGCGGCTTCTGCGACATGCTCGACGGCCGCATCGCCCGCGCGACCAACACGGGCAGCCCCTTCGGCGAGGAGCTGGACTCGCTCGTCGACGCCATCTCGTTCGGCCTCGCACCGGCGCTGATGATGTACTTCGCCGTGCTGAAGCACAGTGGGTGGGATTGGATCCTGGTCTGGCTCTTCTGCGCCTGCGCGGTGATGCGCCTCGCGCGTTTCAACGTCGAGTCCGCGGGCAAGGCAAAGTCGTACTTCAAGGGCTTGCCGTCGCCGGCCGCCGGCGGGACGCTCGCGACCTACTATTGGTTCAGCCAGACACCGCTCTACAATGAGACCTTCATCAGCGGCTGGCCCTGGGAGACCATCCTGCGCTTCCTGATGGTCGGGCTCGCGCTCCTGATGATCTCCAACGTGCCCTTCCCGGGCTGGCCCAAGTTCACGTTCCGCACGGTGCACGGCGCCGCGGCCATCGTGGTCTTCGTGTCCAGCATCTTCGCGCTGTTCTTCCTGCCGAAGGAATTCTTCTTCCCCTTCGGCGTGCTGTACGTGCTCACCGGCTTGGTGCTGGCGGTGCTGCGCGGCGTGCTTGAACTCCCGTCGCCGTTCGATGAGCCGGATGAGCTCGACGCGGATGGCGACTCCCTTGCCGAGGAATCCCCGTCGTGA
- a CDS encoding phosphoribosylaminoimidazolesuccinocarboxamide synthase, producing MTSLLVGQTTLPLPLIRRGKVRDVYAVGEEHVLLVASDRVSAFDIVMHELVPYKGAVLTQLTAWWLRQFAGEVANHMVTCDVDEIVVRAPGISLHRDELAGRAMLCVRTEVFPVECVVRGYLAGSAYKEYRETGTLAGERLPSGLQESSRFDAPIFSPATKAESGHDENITVAQMATVLGADVAVELEGRARLVYSRGRDLAATRGIIIADTKFEFGRDADGRILLIDEVMTPDSSRFWPADQWAEGSAPPSFDKQPLRDWLAAEKAAGRWDGDAPPPTLPDDVVAATSRRYLEAFERLTGAPLDLTRLP from the coding sequence ATGACGTCGTTGCTCGTCGGCCAGACCACGCTGCCCCTGCCGCTCATCCGCCGCGGCAAGGTGCGCGACGTCTACGCCGTCGGGGAGGAGCACGTGCTGCTCGTGGCCAGCGACCGCGTCAGCGCCTTCGACATCGTGATGCACGAGCTGGTGCCCTACAAGGGCGCCGTGCTCACGCAGCTCACGGCGTGGTGGCTGCGCCAGTTCGCCGGCGAGGTCGCGAACCACATGGTCACCTGCGACGTGGACGAGATCGTGGTGCGCGCGCCGGGCATCAGCCTGCACCGTGACGAACTCGCGGGCCGGGCGATGCTCTGCGTGCGGACGGAGGTCTTCCCGGTCGAGTGTGTCGTGCGTGGGTATCTCGCGGGTTCGGCGTACAAGGAGTACCGCGAAACGGGCACGCTCGCCGGCGAGCGCCTGCCGAGTGGCCTGCAGGAGAGCTCGCGCTTCGATGCACCGATCTTCTCGCCGGCCACCAAAGCCGAGTCGGGGCACGACGAGAACATCACCGTCGCACAGATGGCGACGGTGCTGGGCGCGGACGTCGCCGTCGAACTCGAGGGCCGCGCGCGGCTGGTGTACTCGCGGGGCCGCGACCTCGCCGCCACGCGCGGCATCATCATCGCCGACACCAAGTTCGAGTTCGGACGCGATGCGGACGGACGCATCCTGCTCATCGACGAAGTGATGACGCCCGACAGCTCCCGCTTCTGGCCGGCTGACCAGTGGGCGGAAGGCAGCGCGCCCCCGAGCTTCGACAAGCAGCCGTTGCGCGACTGGCTGGCAGCCGAAAAGGCGGCCGGCCGCTGGGACGGCGACGCACCGCCGCCGACACTCCCCGATGACGTCGTCGCCGCGACGAGCCGCCGGTATCTCGAGGCGTTCGAACGACTCACCGGCGCTCCGCTGGACCTCACCCGCCTCCCCTGA
- the purS gene encoding phosphoribosylformylglycinamidine synthase subunit PurS, giving the protein MTKYRVAVHIVPRKGLLDPQGKAVAGALHTLGYANVADVHVGRHLVIETSAADANAAEAAVKEMCTRLLANPVTEDYEIAAVQPA; this is encoded by the coding sequence GTGACGAAGTACCGCGTTGCCGTCCACATCGTGCCCCGCAAGGGCCTGCTCGACCCTCAGGGCAAGGCCGTCGCCGGTGCGCTCCATACCTTGGGCTACGCCAACGTCGCCGACGTCCATGTCGGCCGCCACCTCGTGATCGAGACCTCCGCGGCCGATGCCAATGCCGCCGAGGCCGCCGTGAAGGAGATGTGCACCCGCCTGCTGGCCAATCCGGTCACCGAAGACTACGAGATCGCCGCGGTGCAGCCCGCATGA
- a CDS encoding zf-TFIIB domain-containing protein, with protein MSDFNPSRNEDEYFLLQDQELIKAQRAKLDAERQAAERRKHFMKCPKCGADLKETELKQVKVDICPDCKGLWLDAGELELIGKVKESAMAGFLRDLLKGLPGS; from the coding sequence ATGTCTGATTTCAATCCCAGCCGCAACGAAGACGAGTACTTCCTCCTCCAGGACCAGGAGCTCATCAAGGCCCAGCGCGCCAAGCTCGACGCCGAGCGCCAGGCCGCCGAGCGCCGCAAGCACTTCATGAAGTGCCCCAAGTGCGGCGCGGACCTGAAGGAGACGGAACTCAAGCAGGTGAAGGTCGACATCTGCCCCGACTGCAAGGGCCTCTGGCTCGACGCCGGCGAGCTCGAGCTCATCGGCAAGGTGAAGGAATCCGCGATGGCTGGCTTCCTGCGTGACCTCCTCAAGGGACTTCCCGGCTCGTGA
- the purB gene encoding adenylosuccinate lyase produces MSHASYRSPLADRYASPAMLELWSLQTRHGLWRRLWLALAESERDLGVAIPADALTQMRAHLDDIDFDKVAEYEKRFRHDVMAHIHAFGDVAPAAKGVIHLGATSCFVTDNGDLIQMRRGLELLRARLVSVIRALSAFAKQWKAEPALGYTHLQPAQLTTVGKRATLWLQDLVLDLADLDHRLANIPMRGVKGTTGTQASFLELFGGDHAKVRELDRRVCQAMGFPGSIPVSGQTYSRKLDQQVLDVLAGIAASAAKFASDLRMLQSFGEIEEPFGKEQIGSSAMAYKRNPMRSERINSLARFVLSIAGTANETHSVQYFERTLDDSAIRRITIPEAFLATDAIVILLENIVTGLEVHPARIRARINEELPFMATEALIVRAVNAGGDRQAVHEVIRVHSIAAARAMKDEGKPNDMLERLAKDPAFPVPSEDLAAVTDPMRFVGRAPQQVDEFLAEVVDPILVAAGEAAPPKEEVRV; encoded by the coding sequence ATGAGTCACGCCTCGTACCGCTCCCCGCTCGCCGACCGCTACGCCTCGCCGGCGATGCTCGAGTTGTGGAGCCTGCAGACGCGCCATGGCCTGTGGCGCCGCCTGTGGCTGGCCCTCGCCGAGTCCGAGCGCGACCTCGGTGTCGCGATCCCCGCCGACGCGCTGACGCAGATGCGCGCGCACCTCGACGACATCGACTTCGACAAGGTCGCGGAGTACGAGAAGCGCTTCCGGCACGACGTGATGGCGCACATCCACGCCTTCGGCGACGTCGCCCCGGCGGCGAAGGGCGTCATCCACCTCGGCGCGACCAGCTGCTTCGTCACCGACAACGGCGATCTCATCCAGATGCGGCGCGGGCTCGAGCTGCTGCGCGCGCGTCTCGTCTCGGTCATCCGCGCGCTCTCGGCGTTCGCCAAGCAATGGAAGGCCGAACCGGCCCTCGGGTACACGCACCTGCAGCCGGCGCAGCTGACGACGGTCGGCAAGCGCGCGACGCTGTGGCTGCAGGACCTCGTGCTCGACCTCGCCGACCTGGATCATCGCCTCGCCAACATCCCGATGCGCGGCGTGAAGGGCACGACGGGAACGCAGGCCAGCTTCCTCGAGCTCTTCGGCGGCGACCACGCGAAGGTGCGCGAGCTGGACCGTCGCGTCTGCCAGGCCATGGGATTCCCGGGCTCGATCCCCGTCAGCGGCCAGACCTACTCGCGTAAGCTGGACCAGCAGGTGCTCGACGTGCTCGCGGGCATCGCCGCCAGCGCGGCCAAGTTCGCCAGCGACCTGCGCATGCTGCAGAGTTTCGGCGAGATCGAGGAGCCCTTCGGCAAGGAGCAGATCGGCTCCTCGGCCATGGCGTACAAGCGGAACCCGATGCGTTCCGAGCGCATCAACTCGCTCGCGCGCTTCGTGCTCAGCATCGCCGGCACGGCCAACGAGACGCACAGCGTACAGTACTTCGAGCGCACGCTCGACGACTCGGCCATCCGCCGCATCACGATCCCCGAGGCCTTCCTGGCGACGGACGCGATCGTGATCCTGCTCGAGAACATCGTGACGGGTCTCGAGGTGCATCCGGCGCGCATCCGCGCCCGCATCAACGAGGAGCTGCCGTTCATGGCCACGGAGGCGCTGATCGTGCGCGCCGTGAATGCCGGCGGCGACCGCCAAGCCGTGCACGAGGTGATCCGCGTGCACAGCATCGCCGCGGCCCGCGCGATGAAGGACGAGGGCAAGCCGAACGACATGCTGGAACGACTCGCCAAGGACCCGGCATTCCCGGTGCCGAGCGAAGACCTCGCCGCCGTGACGGACCCGATGCGCTTCGTGGGCCGTGCGCCGCAGCAGGTGGACGAGTTCCTCGCCGAGGTCGTCGACCCGATCCTCGTGGCGGCCGGCGAGGCCGCGCCGCCCAAGGAAGAGGTCCGCGTATGA
- the truA gene encoding tRNA pseudouridine(38-40) synthase TruA, producing the protein MAERTLQLVLHYDGSAFAGWQVQPGQRTVQGELERVLGGLCAAPVRVTGAGRTDAGVHARGQAAGITVPAHWTAEKMRRVLNDKLGGDVWVAAAFEMQPQFHARFSATGRRYSYTVGLDAGAASPFRRRWELPWDRDLDRELLAWCAERLMGRHAFYGFAVRGTAPETDDHVCEVRLARWRAVTHDDVRQLVFDVAANRFLHHMVRFLVGTMLAVASGARPKEDFPALLTAAANDEVAPPAPPAGLCLEQVDYPPDLYLEPPTV; encoded by the coding sequence ATGGCGGAGCGCACCCTGCAGCTGGTCCTGCACTACGATGGCTCGGCCTTCGCGGGTTGGCAGGTGCAGCCGGGGCAGCGGACGGTGCAAGGCGAGCTGGAGCGGGTGCTGGGCGGGCTCTGTGCGGCGCCGGTGCGGGTGACGGGTGCGGGCCGGACGGATGCGGGGGTGCACGCGCGGGGCCAGGCGGCGGGGATCACGGTCCCGGCGCACTGGACGGCGGAGAAGATGCGACGGGTGCTCAACGACAAGCTCGGCGGCGACGTGTGGGTCGCGGCGGCTTTCGAGATGCAACCCCAGTTCCATGCCCGCTTCAGCGCGACGGGACGGCGGTACAGCTACACGGTGGGACTCGATGCGGGGGCCGCGTCGCCGTTTCGGCGGCGCTGGGAGCTCCCGTGGGATCGGGACCTCGACCGTGAGTTGCTCGCCTGGTGTGCGGAGCGGCTGATGGGTCGGCACGCGTTCTACGGCTTCGCGGTGCGCGGGACGGCACCCGAGACCGACGATCACGTGTGCGAGGTCCGGCTGGCACGCTGGCGTGCGGTGACGCACGACGACGTCCGGCAGCTCGTGTTCGACGTCGCCGCGAACCGCTTCCTGCACCACATGGTGCGGTTCCTCGTGGGGACGATGCTCGCCGTGGCGAGCGGTGCGCGGCCGAAGGAAGACTTCCCGGCCCTGCTGACCGCCGCGGCGAACGACGAGGTCGCTCCGCCCGCTCCTCCCGCGGGGCTCTGCCTCGAGCAGGTCGACTACCCGCCGGACCTCTACCTCGAACCGCCGACCGTGTAG
- a CDS encoding trypsin-like peptidase domain-containing protein translates to MRLVSVLGLLSLAVACEGASPSISDAQGSPPAAQQLLPAPDPRPDAINTSRRTAITEAVARVAPAVVTVQTERVERTAVTPFDAFFGVRSGSQVVPGLGSGFIVRNDGVIVTNAHVVSGASSVRVAMRDGTIYPARVVGEDELNDLAVLKIEASDLPTAPLGTSRGMLIGEWVVAIGNPYGFLLGNSEPSVTAGVVSGVGRNLTGRGDGPGVYVDMIQTDASINPGNSGGPLINASGEVVGVNSSIYTPTGGSIGLGFAIPIDRARRVAEDLLAHGAVRRPWIGVKVQQSGATAARGSLNSGATIETVVPGSPAEDANLRVGDVIVRSRDRQIRNPYDWEAELLELRVGETVDLMVRRGAREQRIVVRVRDLPDVGAERVAVLRELELISLTPAIRADRSLRSERGALVAKVSDRVSQDLGIRTGDLIIQINRTPVADAQETARVLEYYIGRGPIRMFFERGGAIYHTDFRIR, encoded by the coding sequence ATGCGCCTCGTCTCAGTCCTCGGGCTGCTCAGCCTCGCCGTCGCCTGCGAAGGCGCGTCGCCGAGCATCTCCGACGCACAGGGCTCGCCGCCCGCCGCGCAGCAACTGCTGCCTGCCCCCGATCCGCGCCCCGACGCCATCAACACCTCGCGGCGCACCGCCATCACCGAAGCGGTGGCGCGGGTCGCGCCCGCGGTCGTGACCGTGCAGACCGAGCGCGTCGAGCGCACGGCCGTGACGCCGTTCGATGCGTTCTTCGGCGTGCGCTCCGGCAGCCAGGTGGTGCCGGGCCTGGGCTCTGGCTTCATCGTGCGCAACGACGGCGTCATCGTGACCAACGCACACGTTGTCTCCGGGGCCAGCAGCGTGCGCGTCGCCATGCGCGACGGCACGATCTATCCGGCGCGCGTCGTCGGCGAAGATGAACTGAACGACCTCGCGGTGCTCAAGATCGAAGCCAGCGACCTCCCGACCGCGCCACTCGGCACCTCGCGCGGCATGCTCATCGGCGAATGGGTCGTCGCGATCGGCAATCCGTACGGATTCCTGCTCGGCAACTCCGAGCCCAGCGTCACGGCGGGCGTCGTGAGCGGCGTCGGCCGCAACCTCACCGGGCGCGGCGATGGTCCGGGCGTCTACGTCGACATGATCCAGACGGACGCGTCGATCAACCCCGGCAACTCCGGCGGTCCGCTGATCAACGCGAGCGGCGAAGTCGTCGGCGTCAACAGCTCGATCTATACGCCCACCGGTGGCAGCATCGGGCTGGGCTTCGCCATCCCCATCGACCGCGCGCGTCGCGTGGCCGAAGACCTGTTGGCGCACGGCGCGGTGCGGCGCCCGTGGATCGGCGTGAAGGTGCAGCAGTCGGGGGCCACCGCCGCCCGCGGCTCGCTGAACAGCGGCGCGACCATCGAGACCGTCGTGCCTGGCTCGCCCGCCGAGGACGCGAACCTGCGAGTCGGCGACGTGATCGTCCGCTCGCGTGACCGGCAGATCCGCAATCCCTACGACTGGGAGGCGGAGCTCCTCGAACTCCGCGTCGGCGAGACGGTGGACTTGATGGTACGCCGCGGCGCCCGCGAGCAACGCATCGTGGTGCGCGTCCGCGACCTCCCGGACGTCGGCGCCGAGCGCGTCGCCGTGCTCCGTGAGCTCGAACTCATCTCGCTGACGCCGGCCATCCGCGCCGACCGCAGCCTGCGCTCCGAACGCGGGGCCCTCGTCGCCAAGGTCAGCGACCGCGTGTCGCAGGACCTCGGCATCCGCACGGGGGACCTCATCATCCAGATCAACCGGACGCCGGTGGCCGACGCGCAGGAGACGGCGCGCGTGCTCGAGTACTACATCGGCCGCGGGCCGATCCGCATGTTCTTCGAGCGCGGCGGCGCCATCTACCACACTGATTTCCGCATCCGATGA